The nucleotide sequence AGATACAATCATCTGTAATTTCATGTGCCATTTCATTTTCTCCTTATCAATTTTATTATGGACGTGGAAAGGATCATGGCCTCTTCCGTTCGTCAACCTTCTGATATCACCTCTTTTACCTCGGGGATCTGTTTTTTCATATATTTTTCAATCCCCATCTTGAGCGTCATCTGCGACATGGGACAGCCGCTGCAGGCTCCTTTCAACCTGACTTTCACGACGCCGTCCGTGCTGACATCGACGAGTTCAACATCACCCCCATCCGCCTGCAGGCTGGGCCGGATCTGCTCGATGATCTGCTGTACTTTTTCCTTCATGAATTTAAACCTCCCCTCGCTTTTATAGCTGGTTGTCAGCGGGGCATATGCCTCGCCATTGTTTTGACCAGTTTCTTTGCTACATCGGGAAGTCCCGGCCTGGCAACCAGAAATCGATCCGCCTGAATATGACGGGCTTCCCATACCAACTTGCCGGTTTCGGCATTCACCATCCGGATGCCCAAGCCAACCTTCGCAATTTTGGTATCTTCATCTTTTAAATAATTCCAATAATCGAGGCTGACGATGAGCAGGGCATCAACCTGAGAAAAATCCCCGATTTTACGGCTCAATTCCGGGTCGGAATAATTCAGGTTTTCCAACTTGTTCAGGTAGGCGCTTACATCGTCTTCCAACTCTCTATCGGTTTCCCCTTTCCGCATCAACGTATCGATGGAGACCACCCTTGTAAACCATTTCCGTTCAACCAGGGCGGTGAGAATCGTTTGATCGATGACACCCCGTGCTTCAGCGAATGAGCCCACGGAAACCGGAAGGATTCCAATTCGTTTTGGATGAAAACCTTTCGCCTCCGGAGTCGACATGTTGTATCGAAGGCCGCCGCAACCGATAAGCGATACAACCAAAAGAAATGACAGCGTAAAAAAAACCATCTTCCTGTACATGGATGTTTCCCCTTGCGTTTGATCAGGCCCGGAACCATGAAACGGCAACCCATAAAAACGAGGCCGCCCCGGTTATGATGTAAACGGTTTCCAGAATCCCCTCCAGGACAACTCCTGAAAATCCGGATTTCCTATCACAAAGTTTGAAGCATATCAATATATAAAATAAGCAGATGAACAGAACGACCGAAAGGAAGGGGGACCATCCGAGCGTATAAGAAACAACGAGCATCAGTCCCGTTATCAGGGCAACGCCGGTCAGGAGATGACGGGTACGCTTTTCCCCGATCACAACAGGAATTGTTTCCCGGCCGATGAGCCGGTCGCTCTGTATGTCCAGGAGATCGGACATGGAAGAACGGATGAAGACGACGGCGAAAATGAACAGGAAAGCGACGACCGTGGCCGGTGAAAATGCCGGTTTTCCGATCAGGGCCGGCAATATGGCCCCGACAGCCCCCCAGGCGAGGGCGACCGATAAATTTTTGGAACCCGGCAGGTCTTTGAGTCTGAGCCAGTGACCGCGAAAGAGTAGGATCGGCGTGTTGTACAAAATACCGAGGACCGAAATCGTCAGGAGTAAGAGAAAGGAACTCATGCTCAGAGTCAGCGCGAGAAAAAGAGAAGCCCCCAGCGATATCAGGGCCGCACCGATATACAATTTTTGGTGTGTCCGATATGTTTCCTCCCGAAAAGACCCGATGGTGGTGCTGGTCTTTCGGTCGATGAAGCGATTCAGGGTGTGCATGGCGAAAACGTACAGGGCCATGGCCAGGATGGCGGCCGGACGGGGAGTCAGTCTCTGGAGAAGCATCCCGGTGTAGGACAGGCAGGCCGCACCGAAAGCGGAGTACAATTCCGCCTTGATGGCCAACTCCCAGAGGCTCATAAGGCGACGGGAAGGGCCGGTTCGTTCTCTCAGAGTATCCACCACCCGATTGATGATCCAGTTCGGTGTCGAGGCCCCGGCGGAAACGGCGATGTTGCCGTAAGCCGCCAGGGGATGGCTCATCATCTCTTCCACGGTTTCAATATGAAAGGTCGGTTTCCCTTCCTGTTCCGATAATTCGGTCAGACGGCATGTGTTGGCACTATTTTTCCCGCCGATAATGATCATGGCATCCGAAACGGCAGCCAGTTCCTTAATCTCGGTCTGCCGACGCTCTGTTGAATCGCAGACCGTATTGAAGACGACCGCTTCCGGAAATTCCTTACGGACGGCGTCGACGATCCGGTCGTATCGATCGAGATTTTGTGTTGTTTGAGCCACAACACAAATTTTGGCGTCAGCGGACAGATCGGACACCTCCCTTTCATGGGACAGCACAATCCCTTTTGTTCCAGCATAGCCAAGCAGGCCGTTCACCTCCGGGTGTTCCCGATCACCGACAATGATCGTCGTGTAATCACGTTCCGCGTGCCTTTTGATGATGGATTGTACATGGGCGACTTTTGGGCATGTTGCATCGACGATGGTGACACCTTTGTCACGTATGGCTTTTCTTTCTTCAGGTGAAATGCCATGTGCCCGGACAACGAGGACGCTGTTGTCCGGGCCATCTATATCGTCAATGGATTCGATGGGGAAGACCCCCCTTTTTCTCAGAAGTTCCACCGTCTGAGGATTATGGATGAGAGGGCCATAGGTGTAAATCCTGCGTTGGTCGCCCTTTTGGGCGATTTCCAGAACGATGTCCACGGCCCGTTTGACTCCCATGCAGAAGCCAGCCGTTTTTGCCAGTATTACCGCCATGTCGTTCGTCCCTTCTCCTCCGGTCGAGTGGAACGGGTTTGTCTTATTCTTTCGGCCGTTGCGCGTGAATAAAAAATTCCCGGTTGCCCGCCGGTCCCAGCAAAGGTGATTCACAGGTGGTGATTCCCCCCAGGTTCAACTGCCTGCAAAGGGAAATGGAGCCTTCGACTACGGCCTGGTGCAGGGCCGGGTCGGACACCACACCGCGTTTACCGACCTGTCCGCGACCGACTTCAAATTGAGGTTTTATCAGGGCCAAAAGGAGCCCGCCGGGACGCAGAAGGCTTACCACCTTGGGGAGGATCACCTTGAGAGAGATAAACGATGCATCCACCGTTGCCATATCCAGGGGTTCCGCGATGCCCGTTCCGTCGAAATAACGTATGTTGGTGCGTTCGATGGGAACGACTCGCTTATCCGTGCGAAGTTTCCAGGAGAGCTGACCGTAACCGACGTCAAGGGCATAGACCTTGATGGCTCCAGACTGGAGCAGACAGTCCGTAAAACCGCCCGTTGAAGCTCCGACATCCAGAACGGTCAATCCCGACACGTCAAGCCCCAGGGCGTCAAGGGCGCCCCGAAGCTTCAGGCCGCCTCTGCTTACATACGGATGAAGATCGCCGGTTACGCGCACCTCCGCCGTTACGGATACGGGACTCCCCGCCTTGTCTATTTTGAAACCATCGACCAGAACCCGTCCTGCCAGAATCAATGCCCGCGCCTGTTCCCGGGAGGCTGTCAATCCCCGGTCCACCAGCATTCTGTCCAATCTGACTTTATTTCCTTTTTTTGTCAAAGTGCCGGTCTCGTAATTCGTTTGGCCGCCGCGATGATTCCTTCCCTGTCAAGGCCGTAAATGCTTCTCAGTTCTGCCTGGGTGGCATGTTCAACGAATTCATCTGGAATCCCCATACGAATGACCTGGATATGCGTAATTCCTTTTTCTTGGAGCATTTCAAGGACGGCGCTGCCGAAACCTCCCATGAGGACATTCTCCTCAACGGTGATCAGACGCCGGCAGGCGATGGCTGCCCCGGAAATAAGCGCCTCATCCAGCGGCTTGACGAAGCGGGCGTTGATGACGGTGGCATGGATACCCTCCTTTGCCAGCTCCTCCGCTGCGGCAAGCGCTGGGAGTACCGTGGATCCGACGGCCACGATTGCCAGGTCATTGCCATCGTGCAGAACCTCGCCTTTGCCGATGGGAATGACCTCCGGTTCTCCGGAGAGGGGAACCCCCGCACCCCTGCCGCGGGGATAACGGATGGAAACCGGGTGGTCCGCTTCAACCGCCGTTTTCAGCATATGGCGCAGTTCGTTTTCATCTTTGGGGGACATAACGGTCATATGGGGAATCGACCGCAAGAAGGAGTAATCAAACAGACCGTGGTGGGTTGGACCGTCGTCACCCACCAGGCCGCCCCTGTCCTGAGCAAAAACGATATGCAGTTTCTGGAGGCAGGCGTCATGAATGATCTGGTCGTAAGCCCGCTGAAGGAAAGTTGAGTAAATGGCGACAACGGGAATGATGCCTTCCGTGGCGAGAGCGGAGGCAAAGGTGACCCCATGCTGTTCCGCAATGCCGACATCAAAAAAACGGTCCGGGTAAAGGCCGGCGAAACGTTTCAGTCCCGTTCCTTCGCACATGGCGGCAGTGATCGCGACGATTTTTTTATTGACATCGGCAAGCCCGATGAGGGTATCCCCGAACACCTGTGTGTAGGTGGGAACGGTGCTGGCCTGGACCAGGGGATTGCCTGTTTCCACATCGAAGGGCGCTGCACTATGATACCTGAGAGGCTCCTGCTCCGCGAACAGGTACCCCCTCCCCTTTTTTGTGATGACATGGACCAGGATGGGCCCATCCATTTTTCTTATATTTATGAGATTTTTTATCAAATGATCCAGACGGTGACCTCCCAGGGGGCCGACATAGGTGAACCCGAGTTCCTCGAAAAGTGCTCCAGGGATAAAGAAGGTCTTTAGTGACTCTTCGGCATGCTGGGTGAACTTGAGGACCTGGGGTCCTACAGAGGGAATGGTTTTCAGAAAATGCTTGATTTCGTTTTTCAGTTTCATCACGGTCTGACCCGTCATGACCCGGTTCAGGTATGATGACATGGCGCCCACGTTCGGTGAAATGGACATTTCGTTGTCGTTGAGGATGATGATCAGGTCCTTGTGTCGGTCTCCCGACCAGTTCAGGCCTTCGTAAGCCATGCCGGAGGTCATGGAGCCGTCACCGATTACGGCAATGACTTTGAAAGCTTCTCCTTTCAGACATCGTGCCTCGGCGATGCCCGATGCTGCGGAGATAGATGTACCGCTGTGACCGACGTCAAAGACGTCGTAAACACTCTCCGCCCGCTTTGGGAAACCGCTGATCCCGCCGCGCTGGCGAAGCGTGGAGAAAACCTCTTTCCGTTCGGTGATGATCTTGTGGGCATAGGCTTGATGCCCCACGTCCCAGATCAACTTATCCTTGGGTGTATCAAAAACATAGTGCAGGGCGAGGGTCAATTCGACGGCTCCCAGGGAAGAGGCAAGGTGTCCCCCCGTACGTGCCACGGTGTGTACAATTTTGATCCGGATTTCTTCCGCCAGACGGTGGAGCTCGTCGACGTTCAGTTTTCTCAGGTCCTCCGGGCGGTTGACGCGCTCGAGAAGCGACCCCTGGGAGAGTTCCCGTGTTATTTCGGCACTGGGGTTCCTTTTCATCTTTGTGCCTTCATGTACCCTTGCGAGGCGGCGAGTCGTCGATTTCATCCCGATGTCGATCTAAGAGTCACGCTCGATAATATGCCGGGCAATCATCCGTAACGGTTCTGCCTTTTCGTCCAATGGTGCAATGGCGGACAGAGCCTCGGTCATGAGTTCCCGTCCCTTCTGCCGGGAGGCTTCGATGCCGACCAGGGCAGGGTAGGTGGCTTTCCCTCTTTTTTTATCCGTTCCAATGCTTTTCCCGATGCGCTTTTCCTCACCTTCGACATTCAGAATGTCGTCGGCAATCTGGAAAGCAAGACCGATTTGTGTTCCATAGTGGATGAGGGCGTTGATTTCCTCCGGTTTGCCGCCAGTGAGCAGTGCGCCGGATCGTACGGATGCGGCAATCATGGCTCCGGTTTTCCGGGAATGAATATACTGAAGAGTGGACATATCATATTCCTTACCCTCCGATTGTACATCCATGACCTGGCCGCCGATCATGCCGAAGAAACCGGCCGCGTCGGAGATATCGTGAATGATATCAATCCGTGTCGCCGGGTTGAATTCCGTTAAATGGTCCGGGTGGGACAACAGACAAAAAGCCTCCGTCAACAAAGCATCCCCCGCCAGGACCGCTATGTTTTCGCCGAAGATCTTGTGATTGGTCAGGATACCGCGCCGATAATCGTCGTTGTCCATGGCGGGCAGGTCGTCGTGAATGAGGGAGTAGGTGTGAATCATCTCCAAGGCACAGGCAACCGGCAACACCGCGTCAGCGTTTCCGCCAAGCGCTTCTGTCGCGGCCAGGCACAAAATGGGACGGATTCTTTTTCCGCCGGCAAACAGGCTGTAACGAACAGCCTGAAAGATGATGGTGGGATATGTGTGCTCGGCCGGCATATATTCCTGGAGTGCATGGTCAACCCTTTTCCTGTGTTCGATGATATAACTGTCTAAATTCATAAAACCCTTCTTTTCAGGCCGTTTGTCCCGTTAAGATCTCCGGTGGGCCCGGAATGGCATCGGACGGGGATGGCCCGGCTAAACTTCTTCTGAAAACGATGTGCTGGCCAAGCCTTCTTCCTGCTTCAACAAAATTTCCACTTTTCTTTCCGATTCGTTCAATTTTTTCGTGCATAAACGGGATAGTTTGATTCCCTCTTCGAAGGCTTTGAGGGAATCCTCCAGAGAAAGCTCTCCGCTCTCCAGTTTTTTGACGATTTCTTCCAGTCGGGTCATATTGTTTTCAAATGTGTCTTTTCCCATGATTTCGTTATCTTTCCGGAAGGTCTATCTCGGAATCAAACCTGTCCCTTTCTTCAGTTCGTTTATTCATCCGGCCCGGTTTTGCAAAAAAGTATCTCGCATTGTCCTCTTCACGGGATTTCACCGATGCTGTCAGTTGCCCTTTCCCAAGGTATATCATCAATTCCTCTCCCACCCGGACCTGAGCGGCTTCCCGAATAATTTCCTTTGTCTGGCGCCGGAGTGTGATGCTGAAACCGCGATTGAGGACCGCAAGGGGATTCAGCGAGTCCAGGAGAGATATGTTACGTTTCAGGGTCTGGCGGGCGTCGACAATCCGACGTCGCATAGCGGCTATCATATTTCCGGTTGAGGATTCAAGGAGAAAACCGATCCGTCGATGGCCGGTCCGGGGACTACCCTGAGCAAGGCGAATCTTCAAATGGTGCAGATGTGCGGCACTGTGCGCCAGTTGTTGGCACAGCCGGGCCTTCATTCGGTCATCGTAGTCGTCCAGAGACAGGCGATAGTCGTCTATCATCCAGCGGGGACTTTTAAGCTTTTCCCGGAGCAAGGTTGCCTCACGGTTCAGTGATTCGGCCATATGCGCGCGACTCCGAATCATACGGTGACGCAAGTCAAAAAGCGTTCCGGCGAGATCGTCTCTGGAAGGAACCACCAGTTCTGCCGCCGCGGAGGGAGTGGGTGCCCGGAGGTCGGCCGTGAAATCGGCAATCGTGTAATCTGTTTCATGTCCCACAGCCGAGATGATGGGAACGGGACAGGCGTGAATCGCCCGGGCCACGGTTTCATCATTGAATGGGGCGAGATCTTCCAGGGAACCGCCTCCCCTTGCTAGAATCAAGACATCAGCCCGACCGAAGGCGACCATGTCTTGAATTGCCCGGACGATTTCCGGGGCCGCCTCCGGACCCTGAACACGTGCCGGGGCCAGCAGTAGGGAGACGGAGGGGAAACGGCGTTTCGTGATCTGTAAAATATCCCGGATTACGGCGCCTGTCGGCGAGGTAATGACGCCGATGCACGAAGGCAGAAAGGGAATTTCTTTTTTGTGTCTCTCGTCAAAGAGCCCCTCTGCATGAAGCCGGGCCTTGAGCTGTTCGAATGCCTTCTGAAGGGCTCCGGTTCCCTTGGGTTCAACCGTGTCGATGACGATCTGGTATTCGCCGCGGGGCGCATAGACACTGATGCGTCCCCGGCAGACGACCAGCATACCTTCCTCCAGGTCGCAGGCCATCCGGCGGGAGCTTGGCGTGAGTTGAGTACCGGGAAAGGGCTTGAACCAGACTGCACGAATCTGGGCCTGATTGTCCTTCAACGTAAAGTATGTGTGGCCCGAAGCCGGCCGACGAAGATTCGAGATTTCTCCCTCCACCAGAATCGGATCGAAGGTTTCTTCAAGGAGATTTTTTAGCTGCCCCGTCAGGGCCGTTACGGTCAGGATGCATTTCATCATACCGAACCGGACTATCAGATATCGGGGGTGATGACAAGGCTGATTTTGGTTTCGAGCCGACAGTGGGGAGATATTTCCTCTAAGGAGACGAGGGAAATATCGGGTTGGCTTGTGGCTCAACCATGGGCGTTGGTCCGGGGAAAAATCGTGTCGGTCAATTTGACTTTGAGGCGTGAGGAATTAGATTAAAATAAATCGATGGGCGGATAAAAGGGAAACAGGATGGTGAGGTAAACATGACGGGAGGTGAGGGAAATGTTTAAGAAAATTCTTGTACCTCTGGATGGCTCCGAATTGGCGGAGTGCGCGTTGCCTTATGTGCGGGATCTTGTCCGGGGCGGTTTCGTTGAAGAGATTGTCCTCTTGAATGTGGTGGACATTCCAGCGACCTGGGTCGAGGGAATTGATTATGTAGCCATTAAAGATGCTGGTCTGGAGCAAGCGACAAAGTACCTGCAGGAACTCAAGGATCAATTGGCTGCCGATGGTCTGCCCGTCCGGGCGGAGATTCTGGAAGGGGTAACGCCGCATGTTATTGTGAACTATGCCACGGAGAAGGGCGCAGACCTGATCGTCATCGGTACCCATGGATACACCGGCATGAAAAAACTTATGTTCGGAAGTGTTGCGCTGCGAGTCCTGCACGACGCCCATTGTCCGGTCCTTCTGATTCGCCCGGAATCGTGTCGGTAAAAACCCCACTTATCCAAACAGGCGGCAGGGGCTCCCTCCGGTTGTGACCCCGAATGGAGGCCTTGCCCCTTTACTAATCAATTGAAGTGCGCTATGAATTCCACAGTATACTGGCAGAAGGAGTTGTCGCATGATCAATTCTCTTGAGTTGGGGTTGATTGGAAACTGCCGGATCGGAGCGCTGATCAACCCGGCAGGAGAGATTGTCTGGAGTTGCCTGCCCCGTTTTGACGGCGATCCTATATTCTGCTCCCTGTTACGGGAACACGATACTGGTGAAAGCACAGGCTATTGTACGATTGAGCTCGAAGAATTGACCGGAACGGAACAGTTTTACCTGACCAATTCGGCAGTGCTTGTCACCAGGTTGACGGACAGGAAAGGCGCCGTGGTGGAAATCACGGATTTTGCTCCCCGCTTCCGGCAACACGGTCGCATGTTTACGCCCATGATGATGATCCGCTACGTCAAGCGACTCCATGGCGCGCCGCGTGTGCGCATCCGTGTCAGGCCCACATACGGATATGGGCGACACGCCTGTTCCGTCACCTATGGAAGCCACCACATCCGCTATGTTGCTCCCGACGGAGTGTTGAGGCTTACGACAGACATGTCCCTGACACCGATCCTCAACGAAACCCCCTTTTTTCTGCAGGATAGCATCAGCCTTATCTTCAGTTCCGACGAGACCATTCCGGATACGATCGGTGAACTGACCCGGCGCTTTCTGAATGAAACGCTGCAGTATTGGCATGAATGGGTCAGAGACATCGGAATCCCCTTTGAGTGGCAGGATGTGGTTATCCGTTCCGCCATCACCCTAAAACTGAACACTTTTGATGACACCGGTGCGATCATCGCGGCCATGACCACCTCTATTCCCGAGGCGGCGGGATCTTCACGAAATTGGGATTATCGATACTGTTGGCTGAGAGACGCCTACTTTGTTCTCAATGCATTGAACCGTCTTAACACGACACCCACTTTGGAGCGCTACATCGGTTTTCTTGTGAATGTCATTGCCGGTGATCCCCGCAGACGTGTCCAGCCCGTGTATGGTATTGACGGGAGGGCGCAACTCGATGAAATGGAACTGGATTCTCTGCCCGGATATAGGGGGATGGGGCCTGTGAGGGTTGGAAATCAGGCCTATACCCAAACCCAGCACGATGTGTACGGATCAGCCATACTGGCGGTGGCCCATGTCTTCTTCGATCACAGATTAATCCGCCGGGGTGACGAGGCGCTTTTTCGGCGTCTGGAATTTTTGGGCGAGGCGGCCTTTGCCGTTCACGATCAGCCCGACGCGGGGATTTGGGAATTTCGTGGCATGCTTCGTGTTCACACTTTTTCCTCGGTGATGTGCTGGGTAGCCTGTGATCGGCTGGCGAGGATTGCCTCCGTGTTGACACTGACGGATCGTGCTGCGTATTGGAGAACAAGGGCGGATCATATCCACACGGTAATTTGCCACAGAGCGTGGAGTGATCGCAAACAATCCTTCACTGCGGCTTTCGATGAGGATACGCTGGATGCGAGTGTGCTTCTGCTTCATGATCTGGGTTTTTTGGCGGCGGATGACCCGCGTTTTGTGAAGACCGTCACGATGATTGAACGGGAACTCAGACATGGAGATTATATTTATCGTTATGTCGATGCCGATGACTTCGGTGTTCCGGAGAATGCTTTTCTCGCGTGTACCTTCTGGTATATCTACGCATTGTCCGCTCTCGGACGCATGGAGGAGGGACGTGCCCTTTTCGAAAAACTGGTGGCGAAACGGAATGGACACGGGCTCCTCTCCGAGCATATCGATCCGCAAACGGGTGAATTATGGGGTAACTTTGCCCAGACGTACAGTATGGTCGGTATGATCAACTCGGCCATTCGTCTCAGCCGGCGCTGGGACAGTGCGTTTTAAAAGCAGAGGCGAGGAGAAGATGAAAACCTTATTCAGACGACTCCTGTTTGCCCGCTCCCTTAAGCTTTCCCTGCGTTTCATCATACCCCTCGTGATTGCTCTGTTCCTCTTGGCCTATGCGATTGTTCCCTTGGTCGATAAATTAACCCTCCGCTGGTTTCTCCGCGATCTCGATATGCGTTCCCAGCTTGTTGCCGGAACGCTGGAAGAATCAATTGTCGAGCTGGTCAAACAGAGAAACAAAAGCCGAATCAACGCACTCTTTGCGCGCTCGATGCGCGACGAGAGACTTTTTGCACTGGGTTATTGCAACGAAAATGGAAAGCTGATCTATCGGACCCAGACTTTTCCAGAAGACCTTTCCTGCGAAATCCCCGCAGCCGATGACCGGACAAAATACACGCTCCTTAAGCTGTCACAGGGCTTACTCCACGTTACTTTTAATCCGTTGAAAGATGAAGACGCTCCGGCAGGTACGCTGGTTTTGGTGCATGACATGAGTTTTATCGAAAGGCGTAGCGCCGATACAAAAAAGTACATCGTGGTCCTCTTTGTATTGCTGGGGGTGGTGGTATCCATGATCACCGTCTTCGTCGCTCATCTGAGCTGGCATGGATGGATGGAGGGGGTTAGAGCCATGTTGCGCGGCGAAGGTATTTTCCGCCCCTTCGCTCGCTTGCCGGGTGCTGAATTACAGCCTCTGGCCAGTGATCTGCGAGCGCTTCTGCGAACATTGGATGAGGAAAGGCGTTTTGCCGATGACGCCACAATAACCTGGACACCGGACACCCTGAGGGGGCTTCTCCAGACTCATTTCAGCGGGGATCAAATTCTGGCTGGTTCCAATCGGGAGCCCTATATTCATGTCCAAGGGCCATCCGGGATCGAAATCAGACATCCGGCGAGCGGCCTGGTTACGGCAATTGAACCCGTCCTGCGTGCCTGTTCGGGGACATGGATTGCCCACGGAAGCGGAAGCGCTGACCGTAACGTAGTCGATGAGCACGACCATGTTTCCATTGCCGCAGGCGATGCGGATTACACCTTGCGGCGGATTTGGCTGACGGAAGAGGAAGAAAGCGGTTATTATTATGGTTTTGCCAATGAAGGACTGTGGCCTTTGTGCCATATCGCCCATGTGAGACCCGTTTTCCGTACAGAGGACTGGCGGCATTACGTGACGGTTAATCAGCGGTTTGCCGACGCTGTTGTAGAAGAATCGGACAGTGATGATCCCGTTGTTTTAGTACAGGACTACCATTTTGCGTTGCTTCCCGAACTGATCCGCCAGCGTCTACCCCGAGCCACGGTCATTTTTTTCTGGCATATTCCCTGGCCGAATGCTGAATTTTACGGCATTTGCCCTTGGCGGGAGGAATTGCTGCAGGGGATGCTCGGCAGTACCATTATAGGTTTCCACACGCGGTTCCACTGTAAAAACTTTCTGGAAACGGTTGACCGTTATCTTGAAACGAGAATTGAACATGAATCATCGACCATTTTTCACAACAACATACTGACATTGGTGGAAAGCTATCCCATTTCCATTCAATGGCCCCCCGCCTGGCAGGAACTTCAGCCATCGGTGGAGTCCTGCCTTACGGAGATACGGGAAAAGCTGAGCCTGGATGAGAACGGCCTGATCGCCCTGGGTGTGGACCGACTGGATTATACGAAGGGAATTCTAGAACGCCTCCGAGCTGTGGAGCACATGCTGGAAAAGCACCCTGAATTGGTCGGCCTGTTTACCTTCATTCAAATAGCGGCGCCGTCCCGTTCCGTACTGGAAGATTATCAATACCTGGACGAGCGGGTCCGCGCTATGGCTGAAAAAATTAATCATCGTTTTTCGCGACAGGCTTATCGACCGGTTTGGCTTAAGGTCGAGAAACATGAACCTGAGGAAGTGAACCGCTATTATCGGGCGGCAAACGTG is from Deltaproteobacteria bacterium and encodes:
- a CDS encoding glycoside hydrolase family 15 protein gives rise to the protein MINSLELGLIGNCRIGALINPAGEIVWSCLPRFDGDPIFCSLLREHDTGESTGYCTIELEELTGTEQFYLTNSAVLVTRLTDRKGAVVEITDFAPRFRQHGRMFTPMMMIRYVKRLHGAPRVRIRVRPTYGYGRHACSVTYGSHHIRYVAPDGVLRLTTDMSLTPILNETPFFLQDSISLIFSSDETIPDTIGELTRRFLNETLQYWHEWVRDIGIPFEWQDVVIRSAITLKLNTFDDTGAIIAAMTTSIPEAAGSSRNWDYRYCWLRDAYFVLNALNRLNTTPTLERYIGFLVNVIAGDPRRRVQPVYGIDGRAQLDEMELDSLPGYRGMGPVRVGNQAYTQTQHDVYGSAILAVAHVFFDHRLIRRGDEALFRRLEFLGEAAFAVHDQPDAGIWEFRGMLRVHTFSSVMCWVACDRLARIASVLTLTDRAAYWRTRADHIHTVICHRAWSDRKQSFTAAFDEDTLDASVLLLHDLGFLAADDPRFVKTVTMIERELRHGDYIYRYVDADDFGVPENAFLACTFWYIYALSALGRMEEGRALFEKLVAKRNGHGLLSEHIDPQTGELWGNFAQTYSMVGMINSAIRLSRRWDSAF
- a CDS encoding trehalose-6-phosphate synthase, with product MKTLFRRLLFARSLKLSLRFIIPLVIALFLLAYAIVPLVDKLTLRWFLRDLDMRSQLVAGTLEESIVELVKQRNKSRINALFARSMRDERLFALGYCNENGKLIYRTQTFPEDLSCEIPAADDRTKYTLLKLSQGLLHVTFNPLKDEDAPAGTLVLVHDMSFIERRSADTKKYIVVLFVLLGVVVSMITVFVAHLSWHGWMEGVRAMLRGEGIFRPFARLPGAELQPLASDLRALLRTLDEERRFADDATITWTPDTLRGLLQTHFSGDQILAGSNREPYIHVQGPSGIEIRHPASGLVTAIEPVLRACSGTWIAHGSGSADRNVVDEHDHVSIAAGDADYTLRRIWLTEEEESGYYYGFANEGLWPLCHIAHVRPVFRTEDWRHYVTVNQRFADAVVEESDSDDPVVLVQDYHFALLPELIRQRLPRATVIFFWHIPWPNAEFYGICPWREELLQGMLGSTIIGFHTRFHCKNFLETVDRYLETRIEHESSTIFHNNILTLVESYPISIQWPPAWQELQPSVESCLTEIREKLSLDENGLIALGVDRLDYTKGILERLRAVEHMLEKHPELVGLFTFIQIAAPSRSVLEDYQYLDERVRAMAEKINHRFSRQAYRPVWLKVEKHEPEEVNRYYRAANVCLVTSLHDGMNLVAKEYVAARDDERGVLLLSQFTGAANELHEALIVNPYHIEQMAEALFQALKMPDFEQRERMRSMRARVRDFNIYRWAGRMLIDAGRIRQREKLSVRIGRPL